In Silurus meridionalis isolate SWU-2019-XX chromosome 19, ASM1480568v1, whole genome shotgun sequence, the DNA window CAGATATACATAAGAAATACATAGAAAACCCACTAACAATAGCCAAACAATCTTCAGGTAATCTTTAGTCCATGAGCACATTCCCTTTACGTCTGTATCTGTCCTGAGATCTCGGGTGTACAGTTCAATGTCGGCTCAAACGAACGTGGACTTTCCCTCATGTACATGAAAGCGAAGACCGCACGCTCACACATCCACGCGTCTCCTTCGGTGTAAAGTGAGGAGCTTGAACGAGACCGTCAAAGCATTTGGCTGCAGTAAATCTTCACACTTTGCTGAAACCTGAACCTGAATCCTGCTACGCTGGGCCTCACACGCTTTTCTCCGCTCCGGGAATCGTGCTCCGTGTCACTTCATGAGTCTAACCAGAACCGTGGCTGAAACCAAGCCCTGTAAAAACAAACTCACATTAACGAATGAGCTTCAGACCACGAGCTTCTACAAAAGCAAGCACTTAATAAGGCAAGGAACTGATGGAACACATTGCTGAGATCTTTTCCACTGATATGACTCGCTGCAAACAAATAGCTTTCCAATCTTCTCCATGCAGGAATGTCTTCCATTCAGGCTTCCATTCAGCCGTGCTGAACTGTGAGAACTAACAGATGAGGCTCGAgatgaatataaacagaaaaatattattatagagATATTAAAACGACTCCATTTAGAGAGGAGTCTCTCTGAATATATTGTAGATTTCATCTGAAAAGCCCTGAAGCCGTTATGCGTCTCTCAAACCTCACTCAGAATTCACTTAGCTTCCAGTGCACCTCGGACATGCACCTCGgagtcttttctctcttttttttttatatacatccTCTGACATTTTTCATGTTGGACTAAATTGAGGTGTGAGTGTTAAGATAACATTGAACTTTATTAATCCTGAAGGAAATTCTTTTGCCAGAGGCTGATTCagattacaataaataaataaataaatgaaatataattgaGAGCTGTGCATTAAAGGGGAGGTCGTTTGTGTGGCTTTGTTGTATAGTTTTGGATTTATacttcaaatcaaataaataaaaataaatggtcaTTTTATGTGAGGTCATGTTACTGTTTTTGGTAAAACAAGCACATAGTTcaaatttacataaaacatttttattaataatattattattatagtttaaacATTATTATGAATGTAACCATTAGCAACATGGCAACAATAATACAACTGTTTGGCATAAAAGCGACGTGTCTGTCAAGATCAGAGTCCGTTCAGTCAAAAGAAGCCGCTCGCTCACTCATATGTACCCGATGACGTCGTTACAGATGATTGGCTGGCGGCTGCCCGTCTTCATGAGCGCAGTGAAACGGAAAAAGTCTGTATCGAGTTCCTGGAGGTCCAGGTGAGATTTGTGGAAAAACGGAACGTTCCGGGGAACGTCAACGGGACACGAGAGACGTTTGGGTGCCATGGCGGCTCTGTTCGACCGCGTCAAGTCCGACACGAGTCTTTTCTGTCCGTCTATGTTCTGTGAAATCTGTGCTATCCTCCGCCTTACGTTGCCCAGAAAGTCCTTTGCTAGCCGTTTGCTTGTGCTAGGCTTCGGTTCTGTGGGTTCCGAAGGGCACTCTGGCAAATCCATCCAGTTCTGAATGAGGTCGGCAAAGCTGTTATCGCCGAGAACAAGCGGATGGCGGTTGCGCCCTTGAGTCAGCAGCGCCGCCGTCCAGTCCTCCGGTTCGCTCGGCACCTCGAACGAAGTCCACTTTTCCAGGCAGGCGTCCGACGTGGATTTGGGACGCGCTCTGGGACGGGGACTCGGCTCTAGATCGAGATCACTCGACGCCGCACGTACCTTCCTGAATCGTCGCAGCACCACGGGGCCCTCGTCAGGCCACGACGCCTCCGAGTAGCCCGAGTCAAATTCGAGGCTGCTGGCCGCACTGCTGTCCTCGTCCTCCACGGGGCAGGACAGCCTGCAGGCCGAGTCGGAGATGCTGGAGTCGCTGGCGTCGCTGATTCGGAGACGTGCGCGCCGCTCACGCCGACCAATCAGGATCTTGCAGGGGccggaggaggtggaggaggacgGCATCGCGCAGGTCCGGTGTAGCTGTTTCAGGTCCTGCAGGGAGCGCATCATACAGCGCATGTGCTCACGGAGACACCCGCCCGagtcctgaacacacaactgagagacagagagaaaacacaagGAATTAAAACCCTAATGTCCAAATCAATAACATGATTAACATCTAAAGAAACACATTTTAGCACCTAAATAAAGATCTAAATAATGACAAGCTCTCGTGATGgcagcgatttttttttttcaacaagttatgaaatgaaacaaatagaAGAAGCTTCTGTGAAAATGTATTCCCAAAACTGACATTGTAATGAAAAATCCTGCAGATCCTTGGGATGTTCGCAGCTACAGACAGGATCCGGAAAATTATTGCTGACTTTTCCTACTTTTGTCATTCAAAAAAACCTTCATCAAGCACTAAGTGATCTACAAATGTGAGCGTTGGAGACTAAAGCTGAAAAGAGGTGAGGactgtgaggagtgtgtgtttccTCCTCTCCCAGGTAGGTTAGGTTTTTTACACTTGGATGTGAGGACAGGCTCAGACATGAAGGGCTCAGACTGTGAAAGCTGCACCCTGAGCCATTCAAACCcagaacaacacaaaaacagtcGGGAACTAGTCATCGTCTTTTAATCCGGACAGTTACAccctgctgcacacacacacagagagaggaaaacGTGTGGAAATCCGTTCGAGGAACCTCAGTGTGCCACACCTGACCAATTACGAGGCCagcttctcaccttctcacgcCCCTGTCCATGCTCAGAAAATCTACACTGCATCTACATTACAGAACTGCCCAGATATTAACAACATAATCGCAATAATTACGTTTGTACGTCTGAGCAGAGGATTTGTTATCGGCTGAAAATTGCACGGGAATGTGACGGTTTAGAACAGATTGCCCTCCGGTGCCAGATATGACTCACATCAACCTTGAACGGTGGCCAAATCCTGACTCTGAGATAACCTACAGCCGGGCAACACCAAGCCAGACAACTAGATTCTTGTTCTGATTGGTCGATATCGCCCACTAccctgtcaaaaaaaaaatgaatctgtCTAACCCaagtatgtggaaaaaaaatccaacatgcATCAGAAAGTTAATGTTTGTTGGTCTGAAGCACAGGAGAGGTGAAGCTGGACTCAGAGAAGCTGCTTCTGTCTCCTCCTTAAGTTACAGCAACCATCcaataattcattttataaaaggtTTATAGTTTACGACCGCACTGCATCAGCGTTTCAATCAACTCACGCACAGATCACATCCAGtcagaagaagcagaagacgTCCTGAAGTGTCTTCAACATGCAGCGGTCTGTAAATCTGGACTGTGAGCTCTGCCCAAATATGCTGCCTACTTCATCTGCCTTCATCCGACACAAAACAGAGGGCGGGTCAAAGAAACCGTCATCGAAATATCGTCTGTGATTTGTATCGCAATTTATCGCATTTATAAAGGCAGAGATCCTGTCAGGAGTTCAAGAATAAAAATCGATCAGACGAGGTAGTGTGGCGCCCACCATTGGTTCCCCAAGAAGTAAAAAAAGTCTTGTTCCCTGAAGCACATCTGCACATCAGATTGGCATTTCTGAAGAGAAGTGGATGCAGGCTTGTGCCAGATGTTTACAAAAGAACGTTTTGCAAAATCAACAGCAGCACGAAACCAAACATCCGGACCAATGTGAGGAAGAAGGAGCATCTGGAATGTTCGGCAGACAAAATTATTCCAAAAAATAGTTCATATAAATCAATTCAGGAGACGTCTACAGATTCTTAGTGAATATCTTCTGCTCCATCCCTGAATCCTGAGTCTAACAGAGCACACACGTCTACTGAACAAGGCCTGATAAACCTGGATCTCCACGTGAACTCCACTGTGTTTCATACGTTtaggaataaaaaaactatGCAGAGATGAGTCCAGAGCAAGAAGAATCATGTCAATCGCCATGCACCAAACTATTACATTCTGCAGCTGGAACTCATCATATACGCATCAAAAGTCAATGTATAAACTGTGCATGTTCAGACACGAGTATAATTATAGTTCTGGTTATAACGCGTGTATGAAGGAATGCTGTGCATGCAGGAGGAAGCTCAGAATCTGAAGATATCCAGGGTGCCAATTTTTGGGCttcaaataaaaacttttgcacaaaaataaagtgtgaaTCCAAATCAGTGCATGCAATCAAAAGAAGAACATGACATGGTTTTACACATCTGCATGAAGATCAGCTGAGTTTCAAAGCCCCTTGTTTACCAGAGTGACCTTAAGATAACAAATCAACCATTAAACTGCATAGAAAGTGATGGAGTAATAAATGTACTTACCATATCAGTGTTCTGCTGAAGATTCAGTAATCGGTCTCTCCTAAGAAATGTTTTCAACAAAAAGTCCTAAATGAAGCTGATTGCATGAAATGTGAAGCAGCTGTGCAGCGCCGCAAGTCGGAATCTCGCGTGGAGAAATAAAACCGCATGCATTAAAAAGATCTCGtgaattaaacagaaataaaactcaAACTGTATCAAATCCAGATGTTGCTCGGATCTCTGCTCTTTGGGGAATGGGCTCGCGGCAGCTGCGAACGTCAAGTTTGAGCGCGTGCCCTGTGCTGGGGTCAGCCAATCACAGGCAAGGCTTAAGAAACGGACCAATCGGAGCGCGCGTGTGTGACATCTGAGACGCCGGGGGTTCTCTTTAACTCAGGCTCTggttaagccccgcccacttttaATTTTACACCAGAAAAAATTTCAGAAAAGTTCAGAAGCAGGCCTACATGTTCCTCAAAAAACACTCATGGAAAAGACCCTAAAGCTGCACTTCAGCCTGATAAACATGAGGcaacatggggaaaaaaaatgaagacagCAGTTAGTCATCCTGAGTCAACACCGGGGAGAGAAATCGCTCGTCTAGACGTTCATTTTTGTTACAAAATCTAAATGATTTGATGAAAAAGGTGTAAGGGAACGCAATGGACTGAAAACCTGAAGATAGAATCAGCACTCAGACCTGTACATCAGAACTCGGACCTGTACATCAGCACTCGGATCTGTACATCAGCACTCTGACCTGTACATCAGCACTCTGACCTGTACATCAGAACTCGGACCTGTACATCAGACCCATGAATCATTTACTGATTAGAAAATATTCACTTTATTATCGTTAGACAATTTTCACATTAAACTTCCGATTAGTCAACTGAGAAATGATACGGTTTCTTCTTCTGAATCAATCAGATGAATGTAATAAAAGCCGAAGCCTCAAAGCCCTGAATAATACTGTAGTAAAGTTTGAGTTTTATTAGGATAATTGTTAAACTGTTGAACAGGATTAAAGTTTGCTGATGAGACGTGGTGATGAAGTCAAAAAATGAACAGATTAAAGTCTAATGCAGTCATATAAACTCTGTTCATCTTTTCAATCagagaaggaataaaaaaaattatagcaaAGTGCACATGTTGTAATTACAAGCCGGTAACGTTTTTATAGCTCATTTACACGACCGCCAGACATAATAACAGTCCTTACACTAATCACACGACATTTTTGTCAAACCAGCCTTGAAGTTTGGCCTGTAAACACTATCTGTGAGGTTAATTAACCTCCGAGTTGTACATTGTACGTTTGAACACACATTTtgatcaaatattattatttattagatgtatttatgtatttaagagCTTAGGATAATACTGATGTGTCTAAATGAACAACAATCACATGGAAAAGGAATAACAGCTTTGGGTTTGGTTatagaagaaaaaattaaaattgtgAATTTCTGGCTTTTAGTTGTAAGTAACTATAAAATAGCTTGGACATGTGCGCCCTCCTGTGGTTATCGGTGTCACTGCAACGAAAGCAATGCTAATCCGGCTAAAGTTTTAAAAAGATGTGCGTTATTTAAAAACACCCCTGTATTCTTTCAGCTTTATTAGAAGAAGCCATGCACATCAGTAGCAGATCTCAGTAAGAACAACTGTCAGttgggccttgctcaagaacccgagtagcagcttggtgatactggagcttgaacccctgaccttcagGTGATTCCAGGTGTACACTGGAACATATATTGGTCAATTTTCTGATCCCATGACATTTACAGATACACTCGCTCATCTTTTAAAGTAGAATAgtagcatgtaaacatttagtCTCAGCTCACTACATTTAAACTGCCCTGTCGTTGTTTCCCAATCCGTATCCCAGACCTGAATCAAACAGTAACCATCCTCAGCTACAGAGAGTTTATTGGTGATCCTGGTAGCAGAGACTCTGTACAGGGTCTGTTCCAGGATCAGTCAGTTTTGCTCTAATCAGAGTGAACTGCTTGATGAACTCCTCTCGGAACAGCTATAACTCCTCTCGGGAACAGCTATAACTCCTCTCGGAACAGCTATAACTCCTCTCGGAACAGCTATAACTCCTCTCGGAACAGCTATAACTCCTCTCGGAACAGCTATAACTCCTCGAACAGCTATAACTCCTCTCGAACAGCTATAACTCCTCTCGGAACAGCTATAATTCCTTTCCGAACAGCTATAACTCCTCTCGGAACAGCTATAACTCCTCTCGGAACAGCTATAACGCCTCTCGGGATCAGCTATAACGCCTCTCAGCTATAACGCCTCTCAGCTATAACGCCTCTCGGGAACAGCTATAACTCCTCTCGGAACAGCTATAACGCCTCTCGGGATCAGCTATAACGCCTCTCAGCTATAACGCCTCTCGGGAACAGTTATAACTCCTCTCGGGAACAGCTATAACTCCTCTCGGGAACAGCTATAACGCCTCTCGGAACAGCTATAACGCCTCTCGGAACAGCTATAACGCCTCTCGGGAACAGCTATAACTCCTCTCGGGAACAGCTATAACGCCTCTCGGAACAGCTATAACGCCTCTCGGGAACAGCTATAACGCCTCTCGGAACAGCTATAACTCCTCTCGGGAACAGCTATAACTCCCATGAGCATTTTGTTTGCATTACCACAGACATTCAACTCCTGTATGACTACAATCACACGGACCAGACTTCAGAGCAGGAATATAACTGATTCTCTTATTTCTGTCAGGATGAAGAAAATGGAGTCTTTGTTCTTCTCagctcttcttttaacaacattacagcagagttctgtttttgtttgagTTACTCGATGATGGATATTTCCGTTCCGCTTTCATTTTATTACAGATTAATTGTAATACTCTAATAATCAGCAGTCATTAcagatttattatatacattttttattataatttgaattatgttttaatttggTTTGATATTATGTGAtaatgtttttatgttgaaCCTCTAAGAAATTATATCCACAGTATTTCACGTTTTCTGCtggaaaaaacattattaaaaatgaaaaagttgtttcaaattaaacatacatttatcatTGGTACAATAACTGTGTAAATAACTGTGCAGTCGGATATTGACCGAGTCAATGATAACCTCAGAAACGTGTACAGCGCGTGATTTAttactatatactgtagatgACAAAAATTAATGCCCACTGCTGTAAATACAAACACTGAGACCACAGCCAGTATGATCAGCTGAAATCAGAGCTGAAGGTATGCTGTGTCCCTGTACAAACACCCCACAGCGACTTctctaaaagaaaatgtaattacagaCACCAACCAGCTCTGAATGCTGCTGTGATTGTGATTGTTTAATGTAATAAAGCTTGAATTGCCTGAGACTGGGAACATCATTGTAAAACCTTTTTCATTTACAGTAACTCAATTTGACTTTTGCGCCTCAGGCCCTCTTCATCGCCCCTGAAACTCTTAAGGAGCTGAAACCAAAAATCTCAACGCTGACCAACTACAAAAACCAGTGAGAACAAATTACAGGAGTGAGCTTTTGTGAGAACCTGGTGAGGTCCTCCTAAAAGGCTTTCCTCAACACTGACTATTGAACTGATTTAACCATAGAAACGCTACGTATATTAAATATCATCCCAATCTTTCAGTTCGTATCCTGCCTCGAGTCTACAGCAGGAAAATGTGGCTTTTTTACAGCTCCTCGGTTGGTGACGGTGCTGAGTAGTGTTTGGGCTCCTGAACCCTGGCTCGTAGCTGTTCTTACACTCACAGGAGCTTTACTGCTGCTCACCTGGGCCATTTACACATAGTAcatcacactctctcacacactctctcacacacacacacacacatccagaagAAAGAGATAAAGTGAGTGTATTTCATTTCACACATTGAGCTTGTCATCCAGAACTAAAGGGGAGTGGCTTAGAGCCTGGTCGGGTTCTTGATAAAATCCAAACCAGAACAGCATCACCTCAAAAGGAGCAAAGTTACACATCAGACATTAATACCATAAAGACCAGTTATGAATATTAAGAAACCGGCTGAATCTGAATCTTGCTGTTTCAAGTTGTCACTGGATGGTAGTGTGAGTCTCTTCAGAGTGGAATTACACCAAGATGTCACTGTAAGTCTGGTGGAAAAGTGGCATCATTAATACATCACGCAATACCACAAACATTAATTAAGCAAGCTTTTCTTCCCACACTTACACATTTTATGGAAAAGCTCAAGATCCAGGTAGGAGGAACTTTTACACCTCACTTGCTAGAGAAAATTCCAAAAAGAGATTGAcgtgattttatttttgcatgcaCCCTGCAAGAACTGGGACTTACAGTAGTTGGGGCAACATCCAAACTTCACTCTAGATCTAAGCTTTAAAATAGCACCGTCTTGAACATCCTATCGCCGTGTGTCCTCAGTGTGTGGGCGGAGTTACCTGTTTAACTTGGTGTCTGGTAAATGTCGTTGGCTGGACATGCCCACTGCAGACACGACAGTCTAACACCccgcagtacacacacacacacacacaaacacacatcagggatgtgcatctccatatcTGAGGCCGAtgtgattcgcatctcgatgcgtAGCCGAcgatatgatacattaaagatacatataaagcagctactgatgcgatacgattcagcactattacgatgcagtgagATTCGATTTctattcgattcaacacaatgcaaatcAACGGAAAAAATATGGTGATGTGCAATTCAACatggtctccgtagtgttgggATGCTTCATAATCACGTAgaagcagcggtgctgagagaacgcacgCAGGAAACAGTTCAGcgacgagaaatcgatctacgtatcaaatattggtcacgaATTATtgatcactttttaaataataaaaatatagcaaAGTCAACTTTTATGGCGATGCTCCAATGCAAATCACtgaatcttacacacacacacacacacacacacacacacatcttccaTCAGAAGCTCTATCTATACACTTGTGCATTAGGTGAAAGTGATCAGTTGTTACGCCACACCCATTTTAATCTTAAATCAttttgtgtgaataaaaaacaagaaaatacaCACAGGAGACTGAATTAGTCACGTGTATGAGGCTGATGGAGAAATAAATCACCCAATAAAATACAGATAATTAAACAGGGCGAACCACATTAAtctattattcatttataaagtgATCTATGATCCAACTCATCTATGAAATACAATTCTGctcctcgtgtgtgtgtgtgtgtgtgtgtgtgtgtgtgtgtgtgtgtgtgtgtgtgtgtgtgtgtgtgaggggttgtTTTTCTggtgcaataaataaattacacagCATCATCTCTAGTGActtaacttttatttaaattaaatcattataCAGGACTTTTATTTAACCTTCAGCAAAAAACACTAccctttttattaattaaattgtttttgacTCATTACTTATAATAACATTTCCTCCTTACACGGTGTCagtgtacagagagagagagagagagagagatggatgtgaggataataataaagaataataaagaataataataataataataataataataataataataataaaggcacAGGATGGAATGGATGAGAAAGAtctgtcctcacacacacacacacacacttcagagtTCCGACTCCTGAACCCTCACTAACCCGCTCTGTGGTGTCTGCAGATCCAGTGTGTGGCTGAAatgctattttttgtttttaaggttATTTGAAAAAGGAATGTCTGTAGAGACTGTGTGATGCACGAGGACGTTTTGTTTGGCGacgtgtaaacatttttattttattgttttacaaaaTCTTTCCTTTTGTCAATCTGATTTCTCTCTTTGTAGCTGCTGCTTCTATAAAAACACTTTAtgcaattaaatgtttaataaaatccGCACATCAGATTCTCTAGACTAAAACGaaagtatttatataaaatgttttttttttttttttttttttttagctctgctaataatcaaaaatacacaaaggagaaaaataaaacattgatttaaaaagaaaagaaaaaaaataaaatctttgtgGTTGAAGCCCGAAAGGAGGTTAATAATGATAAGATGATGAAGCTGCAGTCTAAAattcaaacaggaaaaaaatagatGTGATGCTGTGAGTgaaggaatgagagagagagagagagagagagagagagagagactgagggagggagggaaaggaACACTGGTGGGTTGGGAAAGGTGATGGTCGAGAAAATGGTGAAAGCTCCGTCTATTTATTCCATAAGCAGGCTGAAGCAGGAAACAGTTACAGTGCAGTCAGTCAgaacaccttcaccttcacctgcTCATCACTCCAGTTCAagtctgtgagagagagagagagagagagagagagaaatgtagagAAGTTTGTTCAGCCTCTGCCACAGTGTTGTATGttgccaatatatatatatagttgtgtgggtgtgtgtgtgtacctgggcCTAATGTCAGCTAGCCCTTCCTCTAAAACAGTCCGCAGTCACGCAGGTTGTTCTTGATGATGACGTCGGTGACGGCGTCGAACACAAACTGGATGTTCTCGGTGTCTGTGGCACATGTGAAGTGCGAGTAGATTTCCTTGCCGTCCTTCTTCTTGTTCAGATCCTCAAACTTGGTGCGGATGAACACAGACGCCTCGTCGTATGTGCTGGATCCTGCAACACAGTGTTCCCACATCCAAACCCCGTTAGTGAGGAACCGTGGGCTCtgttttattactatataaCACATTTTGTGTTCAAGGTCTTTCCTGCTCTCTCttgcattatagcagctataaacggcCGTTCCCTTAAAATCTTCTCTTGAAGTGATGCTTTGTCTCATAATTAAAGATTCCTGTTTGAAAAACTGCAATGCGCTGATGCAGAGACTTACATAAACATTAGATAAACTGTAATAATGTCAAAATGCTGTTAAATAGTTTGACCGCTGTACAATTTCCCTGCAAATGTGTAGCCGTTACTATAGATACGATAACAGTACCTGGGTACTCGGGGAAGCAGATGGTAAGAGGGCTGTGTGCGATCTTCTGCTCAAACAGGTCTTTCTTgttgaggaagaggatgatAGACGTCTCCGTAAACCACTTGTTGTTGCAGATGCTGTCAAACAGCTTCATGCTCTCGTGCATGCGGTTCTGAGAGGAgaggaattaaaaaataactaaaaccAAGCTCTCCTCCTGATacagttctttctttttatctgtgtgagtgtttgtgtgggtaaaggtgtgtgtgtgtgtgtgtgtgtagtacccTCACCGCCTGATGAGGGgagataaatgtgaaataaaaaaaacaagtgacacggagctgctgctgcttcaccaCTGTCAGTGTATTGTTTGAGCAGCACGCCCCCTCCCCACTCAGGTGAACACTTCAGCTAAGACAGAAGCAATCGAATGATTGGTTGTCAGACAACATCAATACAACAATACACCATTCAGTCACTACCAAACTATCTATCCACCACCATTTCCCCTAGCTACCACATGTGCGTGGGGTGCTCTCTTCTCACACACTAGTCAATCAATCCCCGCTTATGAAAACCGGGTCACTCTTCAGCGCTTAAGATCTTGTGGTTACACAGCAGTGACACTTAGATGTGTTTAAAACATAGTGAAGATGCTGTATTAGGTGAAGTGACGTCTCTCACCATCTCCTCGTCCTCAGCCAGCACCAGGTCATAGGCGCTCATGGCCACGCAGAAGATGATAGCAGTGACGCCCTCGAAGCAGTGGATCCATTTCTTCCTCTCGGAACGCTGACCTCCAACGTCGAACATCCTACGGAAAAACCACATCTTCAAAGGTGATGATCATGAAATGTGGCTGCTTTGCTCTATTCTCATTCAGCAGATGATATATTTATGCTGGaaataattatagaaaatcATGCTGTACCATGTGTaaatagaaaacagaaaaatatatcaGTAGATAAGAACAGATATTATAATTCAATATTTTGTATATCAGAGGagtcatcatcctcctcctcctccgggTTAATGGTACACAGATCTGTCCTTACCCCTGTTCTTCTTCCCCAtgatgtgtgtctatgtgtgtgtgtggttcagtAACGATGCCATTTCCGTGGCATTTGCTGCCATTTTAGTTTGGGCACTGCTGCCATGGTTACACCCAGCTAGAGggaaagttgtgtgtgtgaaagagagggagaTAT includes these proteins:
- the inka1a gene encoding PAK4-inhibitor inka1 isoform X1 encodes the protein MLCVQDSGGCLREHMRCMMRSLQDLKQLHRTCAMPSSSTSSGPCKILIGRRERRARLRISDASDSSISDSACRLSCPVEDEDSSAASSLEFDSGYSEASWPDEGPVVLRRFRKVRAASSDLDLEPSPRPRARPKSTSDACLEKWTSFEVPSEPEDWTAALLTQGRNRHPLVLGDNSFADLIQNWMDLPECPSEPTEPKPSTSKRLAKDFLGNVRRRIAQISQNIDGQKRLVSDLTRSNRAAMAPKRLSCPVDVPRNVPFFHKSHLDLQELDTDFFRFTALMKTGSRQPIICNDVIGYI
- the inka1a gene encoding PAK4-inhibitor inka1 isoform X2 — encoded protein: MRCMMRSLQDLKQLHRTCAMPSSSTSSGPCKILIGRRERRARLRISDASDSSISDSACRLSCPVEDEDSSAASSLEFDSGYSEASWPDEGPVVLRRFRKVRAASSDLDLEPSPRPRARPKSTSDACLEKWTSFEVPSEPEDWTAALLTQGRNRHPLVLGDNSFADLIQNWMDLPECPSEPTEPKPSTSKRLAKDFLGNVRRRIAQISQNIDGQKRLVSDLTRSNRAAMAPKRLSCPVDVPRNVPFFHKSHLDLQELDTDFFRFTALMKTGSRQPIICNDVIGYI